A window from Vigna angularis cultivar LongXiaoDou No.4 chromosome 7, ASM1680809v1, whole genome shotgun sequence encodes these proteins:
- the LOC108338149 gene encoding protein LYK5 — protein MATGVWPVAAVSLVLLLCSSIPKSESQQEYVNNKQLNCSQHETNATNGNLCNSVPSCASYLTFKSSLPDYTTSISISYLLNSSTSAMAAANNITDVQSIPAETLITVPINCSCSGLYYQHNASYNIKVQGETYFSIANNTYQSLTTCQALMDQNTYGERDLVAGLDLHVPLRCACPTQKQSEAGFKYLLTYLVSQGETVSSIAEIFGIDQQSILEANELSDTSFIFYFTPISIPLKTEPPTNLLRAAAPPNDSPSPPPPAAEEDSDSSKKWVIIGIVVGVVVLLLVCAALFFFCFYRQRRVQQPSPTPAAKAFSGPTQKQSNEMTLPTSQSWSLSSEGIRYAIESLSVYKFEELQTATVFFSEENKIKGSVYRASFKGDYAAVKILKGDVSSEINILKRINHFNVIRLSGFCVHKGDTYLVYEFAENDSLENWLHSGNKKYENSVSLSWVQRVHIAHDVADALNYLHNYTSPPHVHKNLKSGNVLLDGNFRAKVSNFGLARAVEGEGDDRGFQLTRHVVGTQGYMSPEYIENGLITPKMDVFSFGVVLLELLSGREAVGGVKNGSGEQMLSLTVNQVLEGENVREKLRGFMDPNLRDEYPLELAYSMAELAKRCVARDLNARPQISEVFMTLSKIQSSTMDWDPSDELEQSRSVSQISDSR, from the coding sequence ATGGCCACCGGGGTGTGGCCCGTAGCCGCCGTATCACTGGTGCTCCTCCTCTGTTCCTCCATCCCAAAATCTGAATCCCAACAAGAGTACGTCAACAACAAACAACTAAATTGCTCCCAGCACGAAACCAACGCCACAAATGGCAACCTCTGCAACAGTGTTCCATCATGCGCATCCTACCTCACCTTCAAATCTTCCCTCCCAGATTACACCACCTCTATCTCCATCTCTTACCTCCTCAATTCCAGCACCTCCGCCATGGCCGCCGCAAACAACATCACAGATGTCCAATCCATCCCCGCCGAAACCCTCATCACCGTTCCCATCAACTGCTCCTGCTCCGGCCTCTACTATCAGCACAACGCCTCTTACAACATCAAAGTACAGGGCGAAACCTACTTCTCCATCGCCAACAACACATACCAGTCCCTCACCACGTGTCAGGCTCTCATGGACCAAAACACCTACGGTGAACGTGACCTCGTTGCGGGTCTCGACCTCCACGTGCCTCTAAGATGTGCCTGCCCCACCCAGAAACAGAGCGAAGCAGGGTTCAAGTACTTGCTCACTTACTTGGTTTCTCAAGGAGAAACGGTTTCTTCCATCGCTGAAATCTTTGGTATTGACCAACAGAGCATCCTCGAAGCAAACGAGCTTTCTGATACCTCCTTTATTTTCTACTTCACGCCGATTTCAATTCCTCTAAAAACAGAGCCGCCAACGAATTTACTGAGAGCAGCGGCTCCCCCGAACGACTCCCCGTCACCGCCGCCTCCGGCGGCGGAGGAAGACTCGGACTCTTCCAAGAAATGGGTCATTATCGGAATCGTGGTTGGGGTTGTTGTGCTGCTTCTTGTCTGCGCTGCTCtatttttcttctgtttctATCGGCAGCGACGGGTACAACAGCCATCGCCGACTCCGGCAGCGAAGGCTTTCTCGGGCCCCACCCAGAAACAGAGCAACGAAATGACTCTTCCGACGTCGCAGTCGTGGTCTCTTTCTTCGGAAGGGATTCGTTACGCGATCGAGTCGTTGAGCGTGTACAAGTTTGAGGAGTTGCAGACGGCGACAGTGTTCTTCAGTGAAGAGAACAAAATCAAGGGTTCTGTTTATAGGGCTTCATTCAAGGGTGATTATGCTGCGGTTAAGATTCTCAAAGGGGATGTGTCGAGTGAGATCAACATTCTCAAGAGGATTAACCACTTCAATGTTATAAGATTGTCGGGTTTTTGTGTTCACAAAGGTGACACCTATCTGGTGTACGAGTTTGCCGAGAATGATTCTCTCGAAAATTGGCTGCATAGTGGTAATAAGAAGTACGAGAATTCGGTGTCTCTGAGTTGGGTGCAGAGGGTTCATATTGCTCATGATGTTGCTGACGCTCTTAATTATCTTCATAACTATACCAGTCCTCCTCATGTGCAtaagaatttgaagagtgggaACGTGCTTTTAGATGGGAATTTCAGGGCAAAGGTTTCGAATTTTGGGTTGGCGAGAGCGGTGGAGGGTGAAGGGGATGACAGGGGATTTCAATTGACAAGGCATGTGGTGGGGACTCAAGGGTACATGTCACCTGAGTACATTGAGAATGGTTTGATTACTCCAAAGATGGATGTTTTTTCGTTTGGAGTTGTGCTTTTGGAGCTTCTTTCAGGGAGAGAGGCTGTTGGTGGGGTTAAGAATGGATCTGGGGAGCAGATGCTGTCGCTGACTGTGAATCAGGTGCTTGAAGGAGAGAACGTTAGAGAGAAACTTCGAGGTTTCATGGATCCAAATCTGAGAGATGAATATCCTTTGGAACTGGCTTATTCCATGGCTGAACTTGCCAAACGCTGTGTTGCTCGTGACCTCAATGCAAGACCACAGATTTCTGAGGTTTTCATGACTTTGTCCAAGATTCAATCCTCTACGATGGATTGGGATCCCTCTGATGAGCTTGAACAGTCTAGATCTGTCAGCCAAATTTCTGATAGCAGATAG
- the LOC108337487 gene encoding uncharacterized protein LOC108337487 translates to MGIDQRLRRSRWWNAVVFIGMVSFTVTVTSSDSHEKQEQVVSRIAFGSCSNQSAPQPIWDAVADFRPQIFIWLGDNIYGDSKRPFKVFGRERTVGPWKNVPRFVPSSEQEMKARYEKAKSSPGYIRLHQNAKVIGTWDDHDYGLNDAGKEFQGKITNQKLLLDFLDEPQDSPRRKQAGVYVSYTYGPVGRDIKIVLLDTRYHRDPVGSDGTILGNSQWLWLEKEIKGPPTALTIIGSSIQVISNLSATIHPLFAMESWGRFPKERDRLFKLIADSKRAGVFFLSGDVHFGEITRYDCAVGYPLYDVTSSGVTQSVEEVVPPFLRSFVRFVALLTPSTMRVKGQHCRYKSCIYGQPNFGTIEIDWDSHPVTLKLKVRDKESIMVTGVDVSLTELQSSNSESFDREKAGHDNQKHCTLEVSLPWFVRYRLAILFFCTLIVFLVAFLVLVYTCFRLFRLEGCKRKHD, encoded by the exons ATGGGTATCGATCAACGTCTGCGGCGGAGCCGGTGGTGGAACGCCGTTGTTTTTATCGGAATGGTCAGCTTTACAGTAACCGTTACCAGTTCCGACAGTCACGAGAAGCAGGAACAAGTGGTCTCCCGAATTGCCTTCGGATCATGCTCCAACCAGAGCGCTCCTCAG CCCATTTGGGATGCAGTGGCGGACTTCCGTCCCCAAATTTTTATATGGCTGGGTGATAACATTTACGGGGACTCCAAACGCCCTTTCAAAGTATTTGGACGGGAAAGGACTGTTGGGCCATGGAAGAATGTTCCACGATTTGTTCCTTCTTCTGAGCAGGAAATGAAGGCTAGATATGAAAAGGCTAAGTCTAGTCCTGGCTATATTCGACTTCATCAGAATGCTAAG GTTATTGGTACATGGGATGATCACGATTATGGATTAAATGATGCAGGAAAAGAATTTCAAGGAAAAATCACCAACCAGAAGTTGCTTCTTGATTTCTTGGATGAACCTCAAGATAGCCCACG GCGGAAACAGGCTGGTGTATATGTCTCATATACGTATGGTCCTGTAGGTAGAGATATCAAG ATTGTACTCTTAGATACTAGATATCACAGAGACCCTGTAGGAAGTGATGGTACCATTTTGGGGAATTCACAGTGGTTGTGGTTGGAGAAAGAGATCAAGGGTCCACCAACGGCTCTTACCATAATTGGATCTTCTATTCAG GTTATATCAAATCTTTCGGCAACCATTCATCCATTGTTTGCAATGGAGTCATGGGGTCGTTTTCCAAAGGAAAGAGACCGGCTATTTAAATTAATAGCTGATAGTAAG AGAGCTGGAGTATTTTTTCTCAGTGGAGATGTGCACTTTGGGGAAATCACGAGATATGATTGTGCTGTGGGCTATCCACTTTATGATGTAACCTCAAGTGGGGTTACTCAATCAGTCGAGGAAGTTGTCCCACCTTTCCTGCGTTCTTTTGTGAGATTTGTTGCATTGTTGACCCCATCTACAATGAGAGTAAAGGGCCAACACTGCAGATACAAATCTTGTATATATG GTCAGCCAAACTTTGGAACCATTGAAATAGATTGGGACTCTCACCCAGTGACTCTCAAGTTAAAAGTGAGGGACAAAGAGAGCATCATGGTTACAGGTGTTGATGTTTCATTGACGGAATTGCAATCATCAAATTCAGAGAGTTTTGACAGAGAAAAGGCAGGTCATGATAATCAAAAGCATTGCACCCTTGAAGTTAGTCTGCCATGGTTTGTAAGATATCGCCTAGCGATCTTGTTCTTTTGCACCTTAATTG TGTTTCTTGTTGCATTCCTAGTGCTAGTTTACACCTGCTTCAGACTTTTCAGACTAGAAGGCTGCAAAAGAAAGCACGATTGA